A region of Lycium barbarum isolate Lr01 chromosome 1, ASM1917538v2, whole genome shotgun sequence DNA encodes the following proteins:
- the LOC132633494 gene encoding probable WRKY transcription factor 12 isoform X2 has product MEGNHQERVLNNNYDLHEVSFSTANNIHEMGFVHFDDHQNQVMSFLSPLSQSSQIPLTAATQTLAAATNNDSSSIGFNHIDLVNRSSWNDDQVESLDPKAVNDENCSGNASEGNNSWWRSEKGKVKVRRKLREPRFCFQTRTDIDVLDDGYKWRKYGQKVVKNSLHPRSYYRCTHSNCRVKKRVERLSEDCRMVITTYEVCH; this is encoded by the exons ATGGAAGGAAATCATCAAGAAAGAGTATTAAACAATAATTATGATCTACATGAAGTCTCCTTTTCAACTGCCAATAATATTCATGAAATGGGATTTGTACACTTTGACGATCATCAAAACCAAGTTATGAGCTTTTTGTCCCCTCTCTCACAATCTTCTCAAATTCCTCTCACCGCCGCGACACAAACCCTAGCTGCTGCCACCAATAATGATAGCAGTTCCATAGGGTTTAACCATATTGACCTCGTCAATAGATCTTCTTGGAACGACGATCAG GTGGAATCACTGGATCCCAAGGCTGTTAATGACGAAAATTGCAGCGGAAATGCTAGCGAGGGTAACAATTCGTG GTGGAGGAGTGAGAAAGGGAAAGTGAAGGTGAGAAGAAAGCTTAGAGAGCCAAGATTTTGTTTCCAAACAAGGACTGATATTGATGTTCTTGATGATGGTTACAAATGGAGGAAGTATGGTCAAAAAGTTGTCAAGAACAGCCTTCATCCAAG GAGTTATTACCGATGTACACATAGCAATTGTCGAGTAAAGAAGAGAGTTGAAAGACTTTCAGAAGATTGTCGTATGGTAATAACAACCTATGAAG TGTGCCATTGA
- the LOC132633494 gene encoding probable WRKY transcription factor 12 isoform X1 translates to MEGNHQERVLNNNYDLHEVSFSTANNIHEMGFVHFDDHQNQVMSFLSPLSQSSQIPLTAATQTLAAATNNDSSSIGFNHIDLVNRSSWNDDQVESLDPKAVNDENCSGNASEGNNSWWRSEKGKVKVRRKLREPRFCFQTRTDIDVLDDGYKWRKYGQKVVKNSLHPRSYYRCTHSNCRVKKRVERLSEDCRMVITTYEGRHNHSPCDDSNSSENDCFASF, encoded by the exons ATGGAAGGAAATCATCAAGAAAGAGTATTAAACAATAATTATGATCTACATGAAGTCTCCTTTTCAACTGCCAATAATATTCATGAAATGGGATTTGTACACTTTGACGATCATCAAAACCAAGTTATGAGCTTTTTGTCCCCTCTCTCACAATCTTCTCAAATTCCTCTCACCGCCGCGACACAAACCCTAGCTGCTGCCACCAATAATGATAGCAGTTCCATAGGGTTTAACCATATTGACCTCGTCAATAGATCTTCTTGGAACGACGATCAG GTGGAATCACTGGATCCCAAGGCTGTTAATGACGAAAATTGCAGCGGAAATGCTAGCGAGGGTAACAATTCGTG GTGGAGGAGTGAGAAAGGGAAAGTGAAGGTGAGAAGAAAGCTTAGAGAGCCAAGATTTTGTTTCCAAACAAGGACTGATATTGATGTTCTTGATGATGGTTACAAATGGAGGAAGTATGGTCAAAAAGTTGTCAAGAACAGCCTTCATCCAAG GAGTTATTACCGATGTACACATAGCAATTGTCGAGTAAAGAAGAGAGTTGAAAGACTTTCAGAAGATTGTCGTATGGTAATAACAACCTATGAAGGTAGACACAACCATTCTCCTTGTGATGATTCTAACTCTTCTGAAAATGATTGTTTTGCCTCTTTCTAG